One genomic region from Arthrobacter pigmenti encodes:
- a CDS encoding class II fumarate hydratase, which produces MTTDSQDLEYRIEHDTMGEVRVPTDALYRAQTQRAVENFPISGKTLERTHIEALARIKKAAATANAELGVLDAELARAIETAADLVATGQYDGDFPIDVFQTGSGTSSNMNSNEVIAELASRALKDGGSEKVVHPNDHVNASQSSNDVFPTSVHVAATSALINDLIPALEYLAESLERKAEEFKGVVKSGRTHLMDATPVTLGQEFGGYAAQVRYGIERINASLPRVAEVPLGGTAVGTGINTPAGFSARVIELLAEDTGLPLTEARNHFEAQANRDGLIEASGQLRNIAYSFMKINNDLRWMGSGPNTGLGEIAIPDLQPGSSIMPGKVNPVICEAAIMVAAQVVGNDTTIALSSTNGAFELNVGIPVMAANLLESIRLLANTSRVMADKMIDGLTANEERARFLAEASPSIVTPLNKYIGYENAAKIAKKAVAEGLTVREAVVALGYVERGELTEAQLDEALDVLSMTRPPQ; this is translated from the coding sequence ATGACGACTGATTCCCAGGACCTCGAATACCGCATCGAACACGACACCATGGGCGAGGTGCGGGTACCCACAGACGCGCTCTATCGTGCCCAGACACAGCGCGCCGTGGAGAACTTCCCGATCTCCGGCAAGACCCTGGAGCGCACCCACATCGAGGCCCTCGCGCGGATCAAGAAGGCGGCCGCCACTGCCAACGCCGAACTCGGCGTGCTCGATGCCGAGCTGGCACGAGCCATCGAGACCGCTGCTGACCTGGTGGCCACCGGGCAGTACGACGGCGATTTCCCGATCGACGTGTTCCAGACCGGTTCCGGAACGTCCTCCAACATGAACAGCAACGAGGTCATCGCCGAACTCGCCTCACGGGCGCTCAAGGATGGCGGCAGCGAGAAGGTGGTTCACCCCAATGACCACGTCAACGCCTCGCAGTCCTCGAACGACGTTTTCCCGACCTCGGTCCACGTAGCGGCAACCTCGGCGCTGATCAACGACCTGATCCCGGCGCTTGAGTACCTCGCCGAGTCCCTGGAGCGTAAGGCCGAGGAATTCAAGGGCGTCGTGAAATCCGGCCGCACCCACCTGATGGATGCCACACCGGTCACCCTGGGTCAGGAATTCGGCGGGTACGCCGCGCAGGTCCGCTACGGCATTGAGCGCATCAATGCCTCGCTCCCCCGCGTTGCCGAAGTTCCCCTCGGCGGGACGGCCGTCGGCACGGGAATCAACACCCCGGCCGGTTTCTCCGCCAGGGTCATTGAACTGCTCGCCGAAGACACCGGCCTGCCGCTGACCGAGGCCCGCAACCACTTCGAGGCGCAGGCAAACCGCGACGGCCTCATCGAGGCTTCGGGACAGCTTCGCAACATTGCTTACTCGTTTATGAAGATCAACAACGACCTGCGCTGGATGGGCTCCGGGCCCAACACAGGTCTTGGCGAGATTGCCATTCCGGACCTGCAGCCTGGATCCTCCATCATGCCCGGCAAGGTGAACCCGGTGATCTGCGAGGCGGCCATCATGGTTGCAGCGCAGGTGGTCGGCAACGACACCACCATCGCGCTGTCCTCCACCAACGGGGCGTTCGAGCTGAACGTGGGCATTCCGGTCATGGCAGCAAACCTGCTCGAGTCCATCCGGCTGCTCGCCAACACCAGCCGGGTGATGGCCGACAAGATGATCGACGGCCTTACCGCCAACGAGGAGCGCGCCCGCTTCCTCGCCGAGGCATCGCCGTCGATCGTGACTCCGCTGAACAAATACATCGGCTACGAGAACGCCGCGAAGATCGCGAAGAAGGCCGTCGCAGAGGGGCTGACCGTCCGGGAGGCCGTCGTCGCGCTCGGTTACGTTGAGCGCGGCGAGCTGACCGAAGCGCAGCTCGATGAGGCGCTCGACGTCCTTTCGATGACGCGTCCGCCGCAGTAA